GGTCGAGGGTTGCTCCCGGTGGCGCTGTTTTTGACGCTGGCCACGGGGGCGCTGCTGTGGCTGTTCATTGGCTAGTGCCGTTCCAACTATTTGGGGCCATTTTCCGCAAGTCACACGGCATGCTTTATTGATCATACAGGGTCGAGATGTATAGGCTCATTAAGTTGGAACGGCACTAGACTTGAGGGAGAGAGCGATGAAGATTCTGAGGAACCTGAAGTGGTCGAGCATGCTGGCGTGGGTGCTCGTGCTCGCTACGACAGTCTTCACCTATTTCGGCGCGCTAACCTATGAACGCCACCGTTCTCGGAAGCTCGATACCATCGACATCGTTACTTATGCGCCTTTGAACGGAAACTTTCAGCCGCGAGAGATCACGGTTGTCGCCGGCAAGCCCGTGCGGCTGCGGATCAAAAACGCGGAAACCGTCAGCCACGGCTTTGCCATCCCTGAACTGGGCGTGGGCATCCCGGAAATCAAGCCCGGACAGGTTCAAATCATCGAGTTCACGCCCACCCGCCCCGGCATCTTCCCCTTTGCCTGCACGATATGGTGCAGCGACGAACACATGGCCATGAACGGCAAGCTGGTGGTAACCGAAGCAACGGTCGCTCAGCGCTGAACCCTGCCACTCGCCTCATGTACGCGTTTGTTATGCGTTTGCAAACGAGGGGGTCAGTGGTGAGGGTCGAACCTGGGAATGTACCTGCCGTTAATATCGGTAAACCCGTACTCTCGAGCTAAATCGGCCACGTGCAAAAGCCTGCCGGTTTTCTCGAACGCCTTCGCATCGGCGGCGAGAGCCGCAACAGCGCGCCCGATGTACTCAGGGGATTCGCTCTTATCAAAGTGGTAGGCCTTC
The Candidatus Acidiferrales bacterium genome window above contains:
- a CDS encoding cupredoxin domain-containing protein, whose translation is MKILRNLKWSSMLAWVLVLATTVFTYFGALTYERHRSRKLDTIDIVTYAPLNGNFQPREITVVAGKPVRLRIKNAETVSHGFAIPELGVGIPEIKPGQVQIIEFTPTRPGIFPFACTIWCSDEHMAMNGKLVVTEATVAQR